The following are from one region of the Sandaracinus amylolyticus genome:
- a CDS encoding efflux RND transporter periplasmic adaptor subunit: MTKKRTRALAWGALVAVALIVAAGLAMTMQRADADAPRPTVRAERGDLVEVASVSGTIEPHAQVDVHSRLAGEVVEVAVEEGQSVEQGDVLFRLDPSDAQRALRTAESEVVRARAALAEASAQVASAQASARDAQEDARVGERGVELGLTAPDAARQSAHDRDVAATQVALRRAQVSSARAQLAAAELAVEEARRNVERTDIRAPFAGTVLSVGVERGSIVSSPMGNVSGGTTLVTIADLRDLRVIGQLDEAQIGRVQVGQEVTFRVDAYADRTFAGRVHRVSPLGVVDTNVVVFDVEIVVTDPDVALLRSGMSADVEIVTARQEGALLVPLTAIRSRGAVREVELAGGSRRAVRTGATDGDHIVVVEGLEEGDEIVADSRSARASSEAPAQRSGLLPGPPRGGRR; the protein is encoded by the coding sequence GTGACGAAGAAGAGGACGCGCGCGCTCGCGTGGGGCGCGCTCGTGGCGGTAGCGCTGATCGTCGCGGCGGGGCTCGCGATGACGATGCAGCGCGCGGACGCCGACGCGCCGAGGCCGACGGTGCGCGCCGAGCGCGGCGATCTCGTCGAGGTCGCGTCGGTGTCGGGCACGATCGAGCCGCACGCGCAGGTCGACGTGCACTCGCGGCTCGCCGGCGAGGTCGTCGAGGTCGCGGTCGAAGAAGGGCAGTCGGTCGAGCAAGGCGACGTGCTCTTCCGGCTCGACCCCAGCGACGCGCAGCGCGCCCTCCGGACGGCGGAGAGCGAGGTCGTGCGGGCGCGCGCGGCGCTGGCCGAGGCGAGCGCGCAGGTCGCGAGCGCACAGGCGAGCGCGCGCGATGCGCAGGAGGACGCGCGGGTCGGAGAGCGTGGCGTCGAGCTCGGCCTCACCGCGCCCGACGCCGCGCGGCAGAGCGCGCACGATCGCGACGTCGCGGCGACCCAGGTGGCGCTGCGGCGCGCGCAGGTCTCGAGCGCGCGCGCGCAGCTCGCGGCGGCGGAGCTCGCCGTGGAGGAGGCGCGCCGCAACGTCGAGCGCACCGACATCCGCGCGCCGTTCGCGGGCACGGTGCTCTCGGTCGGCGTCGAGCGCGGCTCGATCGTGAGCTCGCCGATGGGCAACGTGAGCGGCGGCACGACGCTCGTGACGATCGCCGATCTGCGCGACCTGCGGGTGATCGGTCAGCTCGACGAGGCGCAGATCGGGCGGGTGCAGGTCGGTCAGGAGGTGACGTTCCGCGTCGACGCGTACGCCGATCGGACGTTCGCGGGCCGTGTGCATCGGGTGAGCCCGCTCGGCGTGGTCGACACCAACGTCGTGGTGTTCGACGTCGAGATCGTCGTGACCGATCCCGACGTCGCGCTGCTGCGCTCGGGGATGAGCGCCGACGTCGAGATCGTGACGGCGCGGCAGGAAGGCGCGCTCCTGGTGCCGCTCACCGCGATCCGCAGCCGCGGCGCGGTGCGCGAGGTCGAGCTCGCCGGCGGCTCGCGTCGCGCCGTGCGCACCGGAGCGACCGACGGGGACCACATCGTCGTCGTCGAGGGCCTCGAGGAGGGCGACGAGATCGTCGCCGACTCGCGCTCGGCGCGCGCCTCGAGCGAAGCGCCGGCGCAGCGCTCGGGCCTGCTGCCCGGACCGCCGCGAGGAGGGCGCCGATGA
- a CDS encoding response regulator transcription factor, with translation MAARILLVDDDVELAGLLRDYLSREGFEVDAVHEGPAGLERARAGDHAIVILDVMLPGMNGLDVLRALRATSAVPVLMLTARGDDVDRIVGLEMGADDYLPKPFNPRELAARVRAIQRRAEAATRTPRSREVLSAGDLSLDVGARVVRRGGDEVTLTSVEFSLLELLLRTPGKIVTRESIAEQVLGRRFSPFDRSVDVHVSNLRKKLGPGAGGRERIKTVRGAGYLLAEDER, from the coding sequence GTGGCCGCGCGCATCCTCCTCGTGGACGACGACGTCGAGCTCGCGGGCCTGCTCCGCGACTACCTCTCGCGCGAAGGCTTCGAGGTGGATGCGGTGCACGAGGGCCCCGCCGGGCTCGAGCGCGCGCGCGCCGGAGACCACGCGATCGTGATCCTCGACGTGATGCTCCCCGGGATGAACGGCCTCGACGTCCTGCGCGCGCTGCGCGCGACGTCGGCGGTCCCGGTGCTGATGCTCACCGCGCGCGGCGACGACGTCGACCGCATCGTCGGGCTCGAGATGGGCGCCGACGACTACCTGCCGAAGCCCTTCAACCCGCGCGAGCTCGCGGCGCGGGTGCGCGCGATCCAGCGGCGCGCCGAGGCCGCGACCCGCACGCCGCGCAGCCGCGAGGTGCTCTCCGCGGGCGATCTCTCGCTCGACGTCGGCGCGCGCGTGGTGCGGCGCGGGGGCGACGAGGTGACGCTCACCAGCGTCGAGTTCTCGCTGCTCGAGCTGCTCCTGCGCACGCCCGGCAAGATCGTCACCCGCGAGTCGATCGCCGAGCAGGTGCTGGGACGACGCTTCTCGCCCTTCGATCGCAGCGTGGACGTGCACGTCAGCAACCTGCGCAAGAAGCTCGGCCCCGGCGCCGGTGGGCGCGAGCGCATCAAGACGGTGCGCGGCGCGGGCTACCTCCTCGCGGAGGACGAGCGGTGA
- a CDS encoding TolC family protein — MRIASILALLGALVVAPSATSAQAITEREAVSRALDASPRLRAAQADLAGSRASVRAAEGARTPTLALTAQGHHTEGMAAAANGLTRQQQDGISSEATVAMTTDLGTTIELGVATGVAWRSTNLDPSRTTIFRIGPTYSGQVTVGVRQPLLRGAGDDATLGTQRQAEASRTAAERTLDQAISQLALDVVTAHRELWYAEQSLAVSDDALALARRQHEEAELRLRELGTVSRTEVLRYASQVASAERARAMALTTVETRAIELGRLLGMGPAEARVLRADAAALDPVEPSALAILADAARASSSELLALEADIAAARERERTARDADQPRVDLVTQLAAGLLFNDETLGTLQLPGDRPAFSGTLGLEVELPLGSSQAGAEREVASAQHEAALARYEDRAQEIVGRAASLRATLVAAAERIALSVEAERAARELAEAERERLRLGTGTALEVLQAQQSERDATLERLRAQADYAEAEAELAHITGALAGRYAGGVS, encoded by the coding sequence GTGCGCATCGCTTCGATCCTCGCTCTCCTCGGCGCGCTCGTGGTCGCGCCCTCGGCGACCTCGGCGCAGGCGATCACCGAGCGCGAGGCCGTCTCGCGCGCGCTCGACGCGAGCCCTCGATTGCGCGCCGCGCAGGCCGACCTCGCAGGCTCGCGCGCGTCGGTGCGTGCGGCGGAGGGCGCGCGGACGCCCACGCTCGCGCTCACGGCGCAGGGGCACCACACCGAAGGCATGGCCGCCGCCGCGAACGGGCTGACGCGCCAGCAGCAGGACGGCATCTCGAGCGAGGCGACGGTCGCGATGACGACCGACCTCGGCACGACGATCGAGCTCGGTGTCGCGACCGGCGTCGCGTGGCGCTCGACCAACCTCGACCCCAGCCGCACGACGATCTTCCGCATCGGGCCGACGTACTCGGGGCAGGTGACGGTCGGCGTGCGCCAGCCGCTGCTGCGCGGCGCGGGCGACGACGCGACGCTGGGCACACAGCGTCAGGCCGAAGCGTCGCGGACCGCGGCGGAGCGCACGCTCGATCAGGCGATCAGCCAGCTCGCGCTCGACGTGGTCACCGCGCACCGCGAGCTCTGGTACGCCGAGCAGTCGCTCGCGGTGAGCGACGACGCGCTCGCGCTCGCGCGCCGCCAGCACGAGGAGGCGGAGCTCCGGCTGCGCGAGCTCGGCACCGTCTCGCGCACCGAGGTGCTGCGCTACGCGTCGCAGGTCGCGAGCGCGGAGCGGGCGCGCGCGATGGCGCTGACGACGGTGGAGACGCGCGCCATCGAGCTCGGGCGGCTGCTCGGCATGGGCCCGGCCGAGGCGCGCGTGCTGCGCGCCGACGCAGCGGCGCTCGATCCCGTCGAGCCCTCGGCGCTCGCGATCCTCGCCGACGCGGCGCGCGCGAGCTCGAGCGAGCTCCTCGCGCTCGAGGCGGACATCGCCGCGGCGCGTGAGCGCGAGCGCACCGCGCGCGACGCCGATCAGCCGCGGGTCGATCTCGTCACGCAGCTCGCGGCAGGTCTGCTCTTCAACGACGAGACCCTCGGCACGCTGCAGCTCCCAGGCGATCGTCCCGCGTTCAGCGGCACGCTCGGCCTCGAGGTCGAGCTGCCGCTGGGATCGAGCCAGGCGGGGGCGGAGCGCGAGGTCGCGTCGGCGCAGCACGAGGCCGCGCTCGCGCGCTACGAGGATCGCGCGCAGGAGATCGTCGGGCGCGCGGCGTCACTGCGCGCGACGCTGGTCGCGGCGGCCGAGCGCATCGCGCTCTCGGTGGAGGCGGAGCGCGCGGCGCGCGAGCTCGCGGAGGCGGAGCGCGAGCGGCTGCGGCTCGGCACGGGCACCGCGCTCGAGGTGCTCCAGGCGCAGCAGAGCGAGCGCGACGCGACGCTCGAGCGGCTTCGCGCGCAGGCGGACTACGCGGAGGCGGAGGCGGAGCTCGCGCACATCACGGGCGCGCTCGCCGGCCGCTACGCAGGAGGAGTGTCGTGA
- a CDS encoding YceI family protein, giving the protein MPRFTQNDAGCRVYTFKEGLLSAIAHDLEIAVDRFHVEWDDARTRVEARFEATSLRVLHAMKEGTPNPGALSDRDKKKIESNIQGEVLETKRHAEVVFTSSAIEPQGEGFVIRGALELHGRKRDVQVRVAKEGGKWVATATLHQPDFGITPYSAMMGTLRIQPDVRVRVSAPA; this is encoded by the coding sequence ATGCCGCGCTTCACGCAGAACGACGCCGGGTGCCGGGTCTACACCTTCAAGGAAGGCCTGCTCTCGGCCATCGCGCACGACCTCGAGATCGCCGTCGATCGCTTCCACGTCGAATGGGACGACGCGCGCACACGCGTCGAGGCGCGCTTCGAGGCGACGAGCCTGCGCGTGCTGCACGCGATGAAGGAAGGCACGCCGAACCCCGGCGCGCTCTCGGATCGCGACAAGAAGAAGATCGAGTCGAACATCCAGGGCGAGGTGCTCGAGACCAAGCGCCACGCCGAGGTCGTGTTCACGTCGAGCGCGATCGAGCCGCAGGGCGAGGGCTTCGTGATCCGCGGCGCGCTCGAGCTCCACGGGCGCAAGCGCGACGTGCAGGTGCGCGTGGCGAAGGAAGGCGGCAAGTGGGTCGCGACCGCGACGCTGCACCAGCCGGACTTCGGCATCACGCCGTACAGCGCGATGATGGGCACGCTGCGCATCCAGCCCGACGTGCGCGTGCGGGTGTCCGCGCCCGCCTGA
- the hisD gene encoding histidinol dehydrogenase, translated as MLTIHARGTKEYDAALASLSRRGDADLERVEPEVRAILRAVRERGDAAIHEYTERFDKRTLDRIVLDRDAIVAGARALDPAIRARLEEAAARIRKYHEHQREPGFRYEEGGVSLGLRVRPVKAAGVYAPGGKARYPSSVLMAAIPAAVAGVPRIVLATPRPTPEILAAAEIAGVTEVVDCGGAQAIGALAYGTESVGRVDKIVGPGNIYVACAKRLVFGVVDIDSIAGPSEILVVADDQADPKVVAADLLSQAEHDEDAYALLVTLSEAQARAISQEVERQLALLPRREVAEVSIREHGWAFVAGDLAEAARVADSLAAEHLSLQVRAPEALLESIGAAGAAFLGDHTPEAAGDYAAGPSHVLPTGGAARFASPLGVWDFVVRTSLIAYSREAIRAQADLLEELARLEGLEAHARAVAARR; from the coding sequence ATGCTGACGATCCACGCGCGCGGGACGAAGGAGTACGACGCGGCGCTCGCGTCGCTGTCGAGGCGCGGCGACGCTGATCTCGAGCGGGTCGAGCCCGAGGTGCGCGCGATCCTGCGCGCGGTGCGCGAGCGCGGCGACGCTGCGATCCACGAGTACACGGAGCGCTTCGACAAGCGCACGCTCGATCGCATCGTGCTCGATCGCGACGCGATCGTCGCCGGGGCGCGCGCGCTCGATCCCGCGATCCGCGCGCGCCTCGAGGAGGCGGCCGCGCGCATCCGGAAGTACCACGAGCACCAGCGCGAGCCCGGCTTCCGCTACGAAGAGGGCGGCGTCTCGCTCGGGCTGCGGGTGCGTCCGGTGAAGGCCGCGGGCGTGTACGCGCCGGGCGGCAAGGCGCGCTACCCGTCGAGCGTGCTGATGGCGGCGATCCCCGCGGCGGTCGCGGGCGTGCCGCGCATCGTGCTCGCGACGCCGCGGCCCACGCCGGAGATCCTCGCGGCGGCGGAGATCGCGGGCGTCACCGAGGTCGTCGACTGCGGCGGCGCGCAGGCGATCGGCGCGCTCGCGTACGGCACCGAGAGCGTGGGGCGCGTCGACAAGATCGTCGGTCCCGGGAACATCTACGTCGCGTGCGCGAAGCGCCTGGTGTTCGGCGTGGTCGACATCGACTCGATCGCGGGCCCGAGCGAGATCCTGGTGGTCGCGGACGATCAGGCGGACCCGAAGGTCGTCGCCGCGGATCTGCTCTCGCAGGCCGAGCACGACGAGGACGCGTACGCGCTGCTCGTGACGCTCTCGGAGGCGCAGGCGCGCGCGATCTCGCAGGAGGTCGAGCGACAGCTCGCGCTGCTGCCGCGGCGCGAGGTCGCCGAGGTGTCGATCCGCGAGCACGGCTGGGCGTTCGTGGCCGGCGATCTCGCGGAGGCGGCGCGCGTCGCGGACTCGCTGGCGGCGGAGCACCTTAGCCTGCAGGTGCGCGCGCCGGAGGCGCTGCTCGAGTCGATCGGCGCAGCGGGCGCGGCGTTCCTCGGGGATCACACGCCGGAGGCGGCGGGCGACTACGCCGCGGGCCCGAGCCACGTGCTGCCGACCGGCGGGGCCGCGCGGTTCGCGTCGCCGCTGGGCGTGTGGGACTTCGTGGTGCGCACCTCGCTCATCGCCTACTCGCGCGAGGCGATCCGGGCCCAGGCCGATCTGCTCGAGGAGCTCGCACGCCTCGAGGGGCTCGAGGCGCACGCGCGCGCCGTTGCCGCGCGGCGCTGA
- a CDS encoding ATP-binding protein, with protein MRSLSARVFVAMILANALAMLGVGAVYGARFERRREHQSFLVGELLVRRGADAAIAIGAGDRARAEELLAQAASRSGIGAAILDPEGRVVAGRRDAPQGPELVRTARASREPSIATRGDVAWHVAALPGGFVVVGAPSEPRAIAGLSPPTLQLLLVGLLSAILTLALARWIASPIRALRAATDRLAAGRSGVRVGPTITRTADAEVAALAKDFDRMAERIEALLESRERLLRDVSHELRSPLARLAVALELARQSAGSGAHEALDRIEKEAERLGELVGLVLTMAKLEPSAAPHRSEPVRLDELLQEIHRDAAFEARGAGRDVALVRSAPVEVRGDEEILRQAIENVVRNAIRFTAEGTSVDLALDVSSGRARLEVRDHGPGVPEDALDEIFRPFTRVESARERASGGAGVGLAITDRAVRLHGGAVQAKNAQGGGLVVTIDLPI; from the coding sequence GTGAGGAGCCTCTCGGCGCGCGTCTTCGTCGCGATGATCCTCGCGAACGCGCTCGCGATGTTGGGCGTCGGCGCGGTGTACGGCGCGCGCTTCGAGCGACGCCGCGAGCACCAGTCGTTCCTCGTCGGCGAGCTGCTCGTGCGCCGCGGCGCCGACGCGGCGATCGCGATCGGCGCGGGCGATCGGGCGCGCGCCGAGGAGCTCCTCGCCCAGGCGGCGTCGCGCAGCGGGATCGGCGCCGCGATCCTCGACCCCGAGGGCCGCGTCGTCGCGGGCCGCCGCGACGCGCCGCAGGGCCCCGAGCTGGTGCGCACCGCGCGCGCGTCGCGCGAGCCGAGCATCGCGACGCGCGGAGACGTCGCCTGGCACGTCGCGGCGCTCCCCGGCGGCTTCGTGGTGGTCGGCGCGCCGAGCGAGCCGCGCGCGATCGCCGGGCTCTCGCCCCCGACGCTCCAGCTGCTGCTGGTCGGTCTGCTCTCCGCGATCCTCACCCTCGCGCTCGCGCGCTGGATCGCGAGCCCCATCCGCGCGCTGCGCGCCGCCACCGATCGCCTCGCCGCGGGCCGCTCCGGCGTGCGCGTCGGGCCGACGATCACGCGCACCGCCGACGCCGAGGTCGCGGCGCTCGCGAAGGACTTCGATCGCATGGCGGAGCGCATCGAGGCCCTCCTCGAGTCGCGCGAGCGCTTGCTCCGCGACGTCTCGCACGAGCTGCGCTCGCCGCTCGCGCGGCTCGCCGTCGCGCTCGAGCTGGCGCGACAGAGCGCGGGCTCCGGCGCCCACGAGGCGCTCGATCGGATCGAGAAGGAGGCGGAGCGCCTGGGGGAGCTGGTGGGCCTCGTGCTGACGATGGCCAAGCTCGAGCCTTCGGCTGCGCCGCATCGCAGCGAGCCGGTGCGTCTCGACGAGCTCCTCCAGGAGATCCACCGCGACGCGGCGTTCGAGGCGCGCGGCGCGGGGCGCGACGTGGCGCTGGTGCGCAGCGCGCCGGTCGAGGTGCGCGGCGACGAGGAGATCCTGCGCCAGGCGATCGAGAACGTCGTCCGCAACGCGATCCGCTTCACCGCGGAGGGCACGTCGGTCGATCTCGCGCTCGACGTGAGCTCGGGGCGCGCGCGTCTCGAGGTGCGCGATCACGGCCCCGGTGTGCCCGAGGACGCGCTCGACGAGATCTTCCGGCCCTTCACGCGCGTCGAGAGCGCGCGCGAGCGCGCCTCGGGTGGCGCCGGCGTCGGCCTCGCGATCACCGATCGCGCGGTGCGGCTGCACGGCGGGGCGGTGCAGGCGAAGAACGCGCAGGGCGGCGGCCTCGTGGTGACGATCGACCTGCCGATCTGA
- the ychF gene encoding redox-regulated ATPase YchF, whose translation MALSVGIVGLPNVGKSTLFNALSSKQAEAANYAFCTIEPNVGIVPVPDPRFDALVKIVQPEKTVPATVEFVDIAGLVRGASKGEGKGNAFLANIRECDAIVHVVRAFEDENVLHVDNRVDPLADIETIETELALKDLDTVQKRLDRARRQSKGGSAIEKKAIEVTEALEKLLDQGKPSRLYDPGDDEDKQNIVRDLALITRKPIFYVCNVKEDQLAAGDADPLVARVKTHADSVGAPLVVICAKIEAEIMQLAPEDRADFLASAGLEEPGLNAVIRTGYRMLDLITYFTAGKQEVRAWTIKRGTKAPGAAGKIHSDFERGFIRAEVMFWEDRVSLGTEAAVKAAGKMGIEGKEYVVRDGDVMHFRFNV comes from the coding sequence ATGGCGCTGTCGGTCGGGATCGTCGGTCTGCCCAACGTCGGCAAGTCGACGCTCTTCAACGCGCTCTCGTCGAAGCAGGCGGAGGCCGCGAACTACGCGTTCTGTACGATCGAGCCGAACGTCGGCATCGTGCCCGTTCCCGATCCGCGCTTCGACGCGCTCGTGAAGATCGTGCAGCCGGAGAAGACGGTGCCGGCGACGGTCGAGTTCGTCGACATCGCGGGCCTCGTGCGCGGCGCGAGCAAGGGCGAGGGCAAGGGCAACGCGTTCCTCGCGAACATCCGCGAGTGCGACGCGATCGTGCACGTGGTGCGGGCGTTCGAGGACGAGAACGTCCTGCACGTCGACAACCGCGTCGATCCCCTCGCGGACATCGAGACGATCGAGACCGAGCTCGCGCTCAAGGATCTCGACACCGTGCAGAAGCGGCTCGACCGCGCGCGCCGCCAGAGCAAGGGCGGCAGCGCGATCGAGAAGAAGGCGATCGAGGTCACCGAGGCGCTCGAGAAGCTGCTCGATCAGGGCAAGCCGTCGCGCCTCTACGACCCCGGCGACGACGAGGACAAGCAGAACATCGTGCGCGACCTCGCGCTGATCACCCGCAAGCCGATCTTCTACGTGTGCAACGTGAAGGAGGATCAGCTCGCGGCGGGCGACGCGGATCCGCTGGTCGCGCGCGTGAAGACGCACGCGGACTCGGTGGGCGCGCCGCTCGTGGTGATCTGCGCGAAGATCGAGGCCGAGATCATGCAGCTCGCGCCCGAGGATCGCGCGGACTTCCTCGCGTCGGCGGGGCTCGAGGAGCCCGGGCTCAACGCGGTGATCCGCACCGGGTACCGCATGCTCGACCTCATCACGTACTTCACGGCGGGCAAGCAGGAAGTGCGTGCCTGGACGATCAAGCGCGGCACCAAGGCGCCGGGCGCGGCGGGCAAGATCCACAGCGACTTCGAGCGCGGCTTCATCCGCGCCGAGGTGATGTTCTGGGAGGATCGCGTGAGCCTCGGCACCGAGGCCGCGGTGAAGGCCGCGGGCAAGATGGGGATCGAAGGGAAGGAGTACGTCGTCCGCGATGGCGACGTGATGCACTTCCGCTTCAACGTGTGA
- a CDS encoding ABC transporter ATP-binding protein — MTRVLEVDGLSKIYHPDTPELSVRAVDRVSFAVEAGESLAIIGPSGCGKSTLLQLLGCLDRPTAGRYLLGGRDVAGLGDDELAHVRNVHVGFVFQSFHLLPRLSAVENVELPLLYRATGEDTRALALEALARVGLAQRARHLPSELSGGQRQRVAIARALVTRPSMLLCDEPTGALDSRTGEEVLALLSQLHEEGATIVMVTHDLSVARAMQRAMWMKDGHIEDDGPSERVVAAFAAAHAREAS, encoded by the coding sequence ATGACGCGCGTGCTCGAGGTCGACGGGCTCTCGAAGATCTATCACCCCGACACGCCCGAGCTCTCCGTGCGCGCAGTCGATCGCGTCTCGTTCGCGGTCGAGGCCGGCGAGTCGCTCGCGATCATCGGTCCCTCGGGCTGCGGAAAATCGACGCTGCTGCAGCTGCTGGGCTGCCTCGATCGCCCGACCGCGGGTCGCTACCTGCTCGGAGGCCGAGACGTGGCGGGGCTCGGCGACGACGAGCTCGCGCACGTGCGCAACGTGCACGTCGGTTTCGTGTTCCAGAGCTTCCACCTGCTGCCGCGCCTGAGCGCGGTGGAGAACGTCGAGCTGCCCCTGCTCTATCGCGCGACCGGCGAGGACACGCGCGCGCTCGCGCTCGAGGCGCTCGCGCGCGTGGGCCTGGCGCAGCGCGCGCGGCACCTGCCGAGCGAGCTCTCGGGCGGTCAGCGACAGCGCGTCGCGATCGCGCGCGCGCTGGTGACCCGGCCCTCGATGTTGCTCTGCGACGAGCCGACCGGTGCGCTCGACAGCCGCACCGGCGAGGAGGTGCTCGCGCTGCTCTCGCAGCTCCACGAGGAGGGCGCGACCATCGTGATGGTCACCCACGATCTCTCGGTCGCGCGCGCGATGCAGCGCGCGATGTGGATGAAGGACGGGCACATCGAGGACGACGGGCCCTCGGAGCGCGTCGTCGCCGCGTTCGCGGCGGCGCACGCGAGGGAGGCGTCGTGA
- a CDS encoding GTP-binding protein, with the protein MTQRVDRTYPRAMHVQVVGGFLGAGKTTLVRAAARTLAARGERVAVITNDQGHSLVDTSLCRRDVAMVEEIAGGCFCCRFPQLEAALDAAERAGASVVLAEAVGSCTDLVATVLAPLDARRRGRVRIAPLAVVVDPFRLAEVALDDAEDDVAYLYRKQIEEADIVLASRADLAGPDVRARITAMRPGATILAVSGTTGAGIDAWLAARPSEPSAPLDIDYERYAAAEARLGWYDARVEVAGAAHDPAVFLARFFTAIADAPIAHVKMTSESGAHAALVARGREPRITVARAAVERSEWLLNARVALAPDVLEPMLRAAITSAASPARAELRDLACFQPGRPVPTHRLALRVLHDAASCAPIG; encoded by the coding sequence ATGACGCAGCGTGTCGATCGGACGTACCCTCGCGCGATGCACGTCCAGGTGGTCGGGGGATTCCTCGGCGCGGGCAAGACGACGCTGGTGCGCGCCGCCGCACGCACCCTCGCCGCGCGAGGCGAGCGCGTCGCGGTGATCACGAACGACCAAGGGCACTCGCTGGTCGACACCTCGCTGTGCCGGCGCGACGTCGCGATGGTCGAGGAGATCGCAGGAGGGTGCTTCTGCTGTCGCTTCCCCCAGCTCGAGGCGGCGCTCGATGCCGCGGAGCGCGCGGGCGCCAGCGTGGTCCTCGCCGAGGCGGTCGGGAGCTGCACCGATCTCGTCGCCACCGTGCTCGCGCCGCTCGACGCACGACGGCGCGGGCGCGTGCGGATCGCGCCGCTCGCGGTGGTGGTCGATCCGTTCCGGCTCGCCGAGGTCGCGCTCGACGATGCCGAGGACGACGTCGCGTACCTCTATCGCAAGCAGATCGAAGAAGCCGACATCGTGCTCGCGAGCCGCGCCGATCTCGCAGGGCCCGACGTGCGCGCGCGCATCACGGCGATGCGCCCGGGCGCGACGATCCTCGCGGTGTCGGGCACCACCGGCGCGGGGATCGACGCATGGCTCGCGGCGCGACCGAGCGAGCCCTCGGCGCCGCTCGACATCGACTACGAGCGCTACGCCGCGGCCGAGGCGCGGCTCGGTTGGTACGACGCGCGCGTCGAGGTGGCGGGCGCGGCCCACGATCCCGCGGTGTTCCTCGCGCGCTTCTTCACGGCGATCGCGGACGCGCCGATCGCGCACGTGAAGATGACGAGCGAGAGCGGCGCGCACGCCGCGCTGGTCGCGCGAGGGCGCGAGCCGCGGATCACGGTCGCGCGCGCAGCGGTGGAGCGCTCGGAGTGGCTGCTCAACGCGCGCGTCGCGCTCGCGCCCGACGTGCTCGAGCCGATGCTGCGCGCGGCGATCACGAGCGCGGCGAGCCCGGCGCGCGCCGAGCTGCGCGATCTGGCGTGCTTCCAGCCCGGGCGTCCGGTGCCGACGCATCGGCTCGCGCTCCGCGTGCTCCACGACGCCGCGAGCTGCGCGCCGATCGGGTAG
- a CDS encoding ABC transporter permease — protein sequence MRLREVARSAMRSLRANGMRTALTALGTIIGVASVIVVLAVGEGASADVSSRIRALGTNLLTIRPGAGGFGPVRSGSVETLTLGDAAAIARVPGVAAVAPEVSGSAQLRYRSANTSSQVIGVTDTYLGIRSLEVATGLSFDALDDRERRRVVILGANVADELFGTASALGERVQIRGIAFRVIGVLERKGDAGFLSPDDMVLVPLATHQGVLFGQDHLSTISVQIEDEGESDAVQASIEELVRLRHRLRPDQEDDFSVRSQTEMLQTMGAVTGTLTALLGAVALVSLIVGGIGIMNIMLASVRERTREIGVRMAVGARRRDILLQFLAEAVVVSAAGGLVGLALGCAGATAIARFGGWSTVVPAYGVVLALGVSLAVGVVFGVGPARSAARLDPVEALRTD from the coding sequence GTGAGGCTCCGCGAGGTCGCGCGCAGCGCGATGCGCTCGCTGCGCGCGAACGGGATGCGCACCGCGCTGACCGCGCTCGGCACGATCATCGGCGTCGCGTCGGTGATCGTCGTGCTCGCCGTGGGCGAGGGCGCGAGCGCGGACGTCTCGAGCCGCATCCGCGCGCTGGGCACGAACCTGCTGACGATCCGCCCCGGCGCGGGCGGGTTCGGGCCGGTGCGCAGCGGGTCGGTCGAGACGCTCACGCTCGGCGATGCCGCCGCGATCGCGCGCGTGCCCGGCGTGGCCGCGGTCGCGCCCGAGGTGAGCGGCTCGGCGCAGCTCCGGTACCGCAGCGCGAACACGAGCTCGCAGGTGATCGGCGTGACCGACACGTACCTCGGGATCCGCTCGCTCGAGGTCGCGACCGGGCTCTCCTTCGACGCCCTCGACGACCGCGAGCGCCGGCGCGTGGTGATCCTCGGCGCGAACGTCGCGGACGAGCTCTTCGGCACGGCGAGCGCGCTGGGCGAGCGCGTGCAGATCCGCGGGATCGCGTTCCGCGTGATCGGAGTGCTCGAGCGCAAGGGCGACGCCGGCTTCCTGTCGCCCGACGACATGGTCCTCGTGCCGCTGGCGACGCACCAGGGTGTGCTCTTCGGTCAGGACCACCTCTCCACGATCAGCGTGCAGATCGAGGACGAGGGCGAGAGCGACGCGGTGCAGGCGAGCATCGAGGAGCTCGTGCGGCTGCGCCACCGGCTGCGGCCCGATCAGGAGGACGACTTCTCGGTGCGCTCGCAGACCGAGATGCTGCAGACGATGGGCGCGGTGACCGGCACGCTGACGGCGCTGCTGGGCGCGGTCGCGCTGGTGTCGCTGATCGTCGGCGGCATCGGGATCATGAACATCATGCTGGCGTCGGTGCGCGAGCGGACGCGCGAGATCGGCGTGCGCATGGCGGTCGGTGCGCGGCGGCGCGACATCCTCCTGCAGTTCCTCGCGGAGGCGGTCGTGGTCTCGGCCGCGGGAGGCCTGGTCGGGCTGGCGCTCGGATGCGCGGGCGCGACTGCGATCGCGCGCTTCGGCGGATGGTCGACGGTGGTGCCGGCCTATGGCGTCGTGCTCGCCCTCGGCGTGTCGCTCGCGGTGGGCGTGGTGTTCGGCGTGGGCCCTGCGCGCAGCGCGGCGCGCCTCGATCCCGTCGAGGCCCTCCGCACCGACTGA